The following proteins are encoded in a genomic region of Arachis ipaensis cultivar K30076 chromosome B02, Araip1.1, whole genome shotgun sequence:
- the LOC107625746 gene encoding LIMR family protein At5g01460 translates to MGDFNLALLIVAIVVCVIVFLVNVYLLVNYQHPDDKNQAYFPKFVVVFGLSVAAISILMLPADVANRQACRHAIYNGACNLTLPMKTLWLVVYIVDAVLVFFVIPFAMFYYEGDQDKSIGKRIRSALLWMVTTAIVCALILGILYGLVGKVDFTVRHLSSSTTSFPSSWSLSNSQQCLGNGARQCSAYLANPSSEKTWTMRTTFPEYVVALATIVGSVLFAIFGGVGIACLPLGLIFSFIRRPKAVITRSQYIKEATELGKKARELKKAAESLHQEERSGAKGRKFRKNVKSVEKELFQLEEDVKLLEEMYPQGEQAETTWALTVLGYLGKLVLGILGLIVSVAWVAHIIIYLLIDPPLSSFLNEVFIKLDSIWGLLGTAAFAFFCFYLLLAVIAGATMLGLRLVFITIHPMKWGATLMNSFLFNVGLILLCSISVIQFCATAFAYYAQATAAQEIFGHTLESLRGIKYLYKYNVFQIAFVVLAGLTFVYYLIFGWRRRKPSGRFQLSS, encoded by the exons ATGGGGGATTTCAACCTTGCTCTGTTGATCGTGGCGATCGTGGTGTGCGTGATCGTGTTCCTGGTGAACGTGTACCTTCTCGTGAACTACCAGCATCCTGATGACAAGAACCAGGCATACTTCCCCAAATTCGTCGTCGTTTTCGGTCTCTCTGTCGCCGCAATCTCCATTCTCATGCTCCCGGCAGATGTCGCGAACCGGCAGGCGTGTCGCCACGCGATCTACAATGGTGCGTGCAACCTCACGCTCCCGATGAAGACCTTGTGGCTCGTCGTGTACATCGTCGACGCCGTGCTTGTCTTCTTCGTTATTCCTTTCGCAATGTTCTACTATGAAGGCGACCAAGACAA GAGTATTGGCAAGAGGATTAGGAGTGCATTGTTGTGGATGGTGACCACTGCTATCGTGTGTGCTCTCATTCTGGGAATTTTGTACG GGCTTGTTGGGAAGGTGGACTTTACTGTCAGGCATCTCTCTTCTTCCACAACGTCATTTCCAAGTTCATGGAGCCTAAGTAACAGTCAACAATGCCTTGGAAATGGTGCCCGTCAG TGTTCTGCATATTTGGCTAATCCTTCATCAGAGAAAACGTGGACCATGCGTACTACCTTCCCTGAATATGTTGTTGCTCTTGCTACTATTGTTGGTTCTGTGCTTTTTGCT ATATTTGGTGGTGTTGGCATTGCCTGTCTTCCATTAGGACTTATATTTTCATTTATTCGGCGCCCAAAGGCTGTTATCACTCGTTCACAATATATCAAG GAAGCAACTGAGCTGGGCAAGAAAGCAAGAGAACTGAAGAAAGCAGCTGAGTCACTTcatcaagaagaaagaagtggTGCAAAGGGTAGGAAATTTCGCAAAAATGTGAAGTCAGTAGAAAAG GAATTGTTTCAACTAGAAGAAGATGTAAAGCTTCTTGAGGAGATGTACCCACAAGGCGAACAG GCTGAGACAACATGGGCACTAACAGTTCTTGGATATCTGGGAAAGCTTGTTTTGGGAATTTTAGG GCTTATTGTTTCTGTGGCATGGGTTGCACATATCATCATCTATCTATTAATCGATCCTCCTCTATCTTCTTTCCTGAATGAAGTTTTCATCAAGCTGGATAGTATATGGG GTCTTCTGGGAACAGCCGCGTTTGCATTTTTCTGCTTCTACCTTTTGCTTGCTGTTATTGCTGGTGCAACAATGCTAGGGCTGAGACTAGTTTTCATTACTATACATCCTATGAA ATGGGGAGCAACTCTCATGAACTCTTTTCTGTTTAATGTGGGCCTTATCCTTCTCTGCTCCATCAG TGTGATCCAGTTCTGTGCGACAGCATTTGCCTACTATGCCCAAGCAACTGCAGCACAGGAAATATTTGGCCACACCTTGGAGTCTCTGCGTGGAATTAAATATTTGTACAA GTACAACGTATTTCAGATCGCATTTGTTGTGTTGGCTGGATTGACATTTGTGTATTATCTTATCTTT GGATGGAGAAGAAGAAAGCCTAGTGGCAGGTTCCAATTGTCTTCATGA
- the LOC110267971 gene encoding uncharacterized protein LOC110267971 has protein sequence MADSSTSSTSSTSQNASKTRKPSHFRAKIKVQNIQIVVRNLHQNTIKLSVKNLKRKQSNNTQQKMAARNQTKDLKCATHLLSDKFRNMTEEKKAIVRDLGFGGLMHIPPLRVDHQLLRELANNFKLGENRLKTGYGSFQITPK, from the exons ATGGcagactcttccacttcttccacttcttccacttctcaaaacgCTTCGAAAACAAGGAAACCCTCCCATTTTCGAGCGaaaatcaaagttcaaaatatacaaatCGTTGTTCGAAACCTCCATCAAAACACCATCAAACTTTCCGTGAAGAATCTGAAGAGAAAACAAAGCAACAATACTCAAC agaaaatggcagcaagaaaccaaacaaaagaccttaagtgtgccacACATCTCCTGAGTGATAAGTTCAGAAACATGACTGAGGAGAAGAAGGCAATTGTGAGGGATCTCGGATTCGGTGGGttgatgcacatcccaccactaAGGGTGGATCACCAACTGTTAAGGGAGCTGGCAAACAACTTCAAACTTGGGGAGAACAGACTGAAGACAGGATATGGTTCTTTCCAAATAACACCAAAATAA